A stretch of Miscanthus floridulus cultivar M001 chromosome 13, ASM1932011v1, whole genome shotgun sequence DNA encodes these proteins:
- the LOC136499135 gene encoding IAA-alanine resistance protein 1-like isoform X3, with protein MRRRSLAAALLLLAAAAALAAPAAGHSESSCSFHDHDEPHEHHHHGHSCGGGADHEHHHHHHGHGHGHGEIQRLLPEEMAEEADLELESFGYDEHDHDHHHHHHHHGHDDTETSPMGVWLSAMGCSLLVSMASLVCLVLLPVIFFQGKPSKAIVDSLAVFGAGAMLGDSFLHQLPHAFGGGHSHSHHDHEGHDLAHEHAHAHSLEDLSVGLSILWPPTPFPRPRTERELSALVGIVLFFIVEKIVRYVEDNSQNGAHSMDHGHHHHNHKRHDSSDKAKLNHQKSDTDGTDIDHTEEEPLVDGATGKISDGQESKATIRKRSSSKATDGEPANSESDPAPEKASSNEGSSISNSNLVFGYLNLFSDGVHNFTDGMALGSAFLLHGSVGGWSRTLFLLAHELPQEVGDFGILVRSGFTVSKALFFNFLSALVALAGTALALSLGKDPGHSSLIEGQQPIVESLFPSGGAGPFGGITRLSRDRWH; from the exons ATGCGCCGCCGAAGCCTCGCCGCCGCCCTGCTCCTCCTGGCGGCTGCCGCGGCCCTGGCCGCCCCCGCCGCAGGGCACTCGGAGTCGTCCTGCTCCTTCCACGACCACGACGAACCGCACGAGCATCATCACCACGGCcacagctgcggcggcggcgcggaccatgagcaccaccatcaccaccacggccacggccatggccacggcgaGATCCAGCGGCTGCTCCCGGAGGAGATGGCGGAGGAGGCGGATCTCGAGCTCGAGTCCTTCGGTTACGACGAGCAcgaccatgaccaccaccaccaccaccaccaccatggccacgacGACACGGAGACATCGCCCATGG GCGTGTGGCTGAGCGCGATGGGGTGCTCACTGCTGGTCAGTATGGCGTCCCTCgtctgcctcgtcctcctcccggTCATCTTCT TTCAGGGGAAACCGTCTAAGGCCATAGTGGATTCGCTTGCAGTGTTTGGG GCAGGAGCAATGCTTGGAGATTCATTTCTTCATCAGCTGCCACATGCTTTTG GTGGAGGACATTCACATTCGCATCATGATCATGAGGGTCATGATCTTGCTCATGAGCATGCACATGCACACTCACTGGAGGATCTTTCTGTGGGGTTGTCTATACTAT GGCCaccgacacccttccccagaccccgcacagagcgggagctctctgcactgg TTGGCATTGTACTGTTTTTTATCGTTGAGAAGATTGTGAGGTATGTTGAAGACAATTCTCAAAATGGGGCTCATAGCATGGATCAtgggcaccatcatcataatCATAAACGGCATGATTCTAGTGATAAAGCCAAATTGAATCACCAAAAGAGTGATACCGATGGTACAGACATTGATCATACTGAAGAGGAACCTTTAGTTGATGGCGCCACTGGAAAAATAAGTGATGGGCAGGAATCAAAAGCTACTATACGCAAG AGGAGCTCATCCAAAGCCACTGATGGAGAGCCTGCCAATTCTGAAAGTGATCCTGCCCCTGAAAAAGCATCATCAAATGAGGGCTCATCAATTTCAAACTCTAACTTAGTGTTTGGTTACCTCAACCTTTTCTCAGATGGTGTC CATAACTTCACTGATGGGATGGCTCTCGGGAGTGCCTTTCTGTTACATGGTTCTGTTGGTGGCTGGTCCAGGACTTTATTTCTGCTTGCACATGAACTTCCCCAAGAG GTAGGAGATTTTGGTATCCTTGTGCGGTCAGGCTTCACGGTATCTAAGGCCCTATTCTTCAATTTTCTCTCTGCGTTGGTTGCTCTTGCTGGAACAGCACTA GCATTGTCTTTGGGTAAAGATCCGGGACATTCCTCCCTGATTGAG GGTCAACAGCCTATAGTGGAATCCCTGTTCCCAAGCGGAGGTGCTGGCCCTTTTGGCGGCATCACCCGCTTGTCGCGGGATCGGTGGCATTGA
- the LOC136499135 gene encoding IAA-alanine resistance protein 1-like isoform X1, whose translation MRRRSLAAALLLLAAAAALAAPAAGHSESSCSFHDHDEPHEHHHHGHSCGGGADHEHHHHHHGHGHGHGEIQRLLPEEMAEEADLELESFGYDEHDHDHHHHHHHHGHDDTETSPMGVWLSAMGCSLLVSMASLVCLVLLPVIFFQGKPSKAIVDSLAVFGAGAMLGDSFLHQLPHAFGGGHSHSHHDHEGHDLAHEHAHAHSLEDLSVGLSILWPPTPFPRPRTERELSALVGIVLFFIVEKIVRYVEDNSQNGAHSMDHGHHHHNHKRHDSSDKAKLNHQKSDTDGTDIDHTEEEPLVDGATGKISDGQESKATIRKRSSSKATDGEPANSESDPAPEKASSNEGSSISNSNLVFGYLNLFSDGVHNFTDGMALGSAFLLHGSVGGWSRTLFLLAHELPQEVGDFGILVRSGFTVSKALFFNFLSALVALAGTALALSLGKDPGHSSLIEGFTAGGFIYIAVAGVLPQMNDQKTTLKSSVAQLISLAMGMLVALGISLVE comes from the exons ATGCGCCGCCGAAGCCTCGCCGCCGCCCTGCTCCTCCTGGCGGCTGCCGCGGCCCTGGCCGCCCCCGCCGCAGGGCACTCGGAGTCGTCCTGCTCCTTCCACGACCACGACGAACCGCACGAGCATCATCACCACGGCcacagctgcggcggcggcgcggaccatgagcaccaccatcaccaccacggccacggccatggccacggcgaGATCCAGCGGCTGCTCCCGGAGGAGATGGCGGAGGAGGCGGATCTCGAGCTCGAGTCCTTCGGTTACGACGAGCAcgaccatgaccaccaccaccaccaccaccaccatggccacgacGACACGGAGACATCGCCCATGG GCGTGTGGCTGAGCGCGATGGGGTGCTCACTGCTGGTCAGTATGGCGTCCCTCgtctgcctcgtcctcctcccggTCATCTTCT TTCAGGGGAAACCGTCTAAGGCCATAGTGGATTCGCTTGCAGTGTTTGGG GCAGGAGCAATGCTTGGAGATTCATTTCTTCATCAGCTGCCACATGCTTTTG GTGGAGGACATTCACATTCGCATCATGATCATGAGGGTCATGATCTTGCTCATGAGCATGCACATGCACACTCACTGGAGGATCTTTCTGTGGGGTTGTCTATACTAT GGCCaccgacacccttccccagaccccgcacagagcgggagctctctgcactgg TTGGCATTGTACTGTTTTTTATCGTTGAGAAGATTGTGAGGTATGTTGAAGACAATTCTCAAAATGGGGCTCATAGCATGGATCAtgggcaccatcatcataatCATAAACGGCATGATTCTAGTGATAAAGCCAAATTGAATCACCAAAAGAGTGATACCGATGGTACAGACATTGATCATACTGAAGAGGAACCTTTAGTTGATGGCGCCACTGGAAAAATAAGTGATGGGCAGGAATCAAAAGCTACTATACGCAAG AGGAGCTCATCCAAAGCCACTGATGGAGAGCCTGCCAATTCTGAAAGTGATCCTGCCCCTGAAAAAGCATCATCAAATGAGGGCTCATCAATTTCAAACTCTAACTTAGTGTTTGGTTACCTCAACCTTTTCTCAGATGGTGTC CATAACTTCACTGATGGGATGGCTCTCGGGAGTGCCTTTCTGTTACATGGTTCTGTTGGTGGCTGGTCCAGGACTTTATTTCTGCTTGCACATGAACTTCCCCAAGAG GTAGGAGATTTTGGTATCCTTGTGCGGTCAGGCTTCACGGTATCTAAGGCCCTATTCTTCAATTTTCTCTCTGCGTTGGTTGCTCTTGCTGGAACAGCACTA GCATTGTCTTTGGGTAAAGATCCGGGACATTCCTCCCTGATTGAG GGTTTCACCGCTGGTGGTTTCATTTACATTGCTGTCGCGGGAGTCCTCCCACAGATGAACGACCAGAAAACAACCCTCAAAAGCTCAGTCGCTCAGCTGATCTCCCTCGCAATGGGGATGCTGGTCGCTCTAGGCATTTCTCTGGTAGAATAA
- the LOC136499135 gene encoding IAA-alanine resistance protein 1-like isoform X2, protein MRRRSLAAALLLLAAAAALAAPAAGHSESSCSFHDHDEPHEHHHHGHSCGGGADHEHHHHHHGHGHGHGEIQRLLPEEMAEEADLELESFGYDEHDHDHHHHHHHHGHDDTETSPMGVWLSAMGCSLLVSMASLVCLVLLPVIFFQGKPSKAIVDSLAVFGAGAMLGDSFLHQLPHAFGGGHSHSHHDHEGHDLAHEHAHAHSLEDLSVGLSILFGIVLFFIVEKIVRYVEDNSQNGAHSMDHGHHHHNHKRHDSSDKAKLNHQKSDTDGTDIDHTEEEPLVDGATGKISDGQESKATIRKRSSSKATDGEPANSESDPAPEKASSNEGSSISNSNLVFGYLNLFSDGVHNFTDGMALGSAFLLHGSVGGWSRTLFLLAHELPQEVGDFGILVRSGFTVSKALFFNFLSALVALAGTALALSLGKDPGHSSLIEGFTAGGFIYIAVAGVLPQMNDQKTTLKSSVAQLISLAMGMLVALGISLVE, encoded by the exons ATGCGCCGCCGAAGCCTCGCCGCCGCCCTGCTCCTCCTGGCGGCTGCCGCGGCCCTGGCCGCCCCCGCCGCAGGGCACTCGGAGTCGTCCTGCTCCTTCCACGACCACGACGAACCGCACGAGCATCATCACCACGGCcacagctgcggcggcggcgcggaccatgagcaccaccatcaccaccacggccacggccatggccacggcgaGATCCAGCGGCTGCTCCCGGAGGAGATGGCGGAGGAGGCGGATCTCGAGCTCGAGTCCTTCGGTTACGACGAGCAcgaccatgaccaccaccaccaccaccaccaccatggccacgacGACACGGAGACATCGCCCATGG GCGTGTGGCTGAGCGCGATGGGGTGCTCACTGCTGGTCAGTATGGCGTCCCTCgtctgcctcgtcctcctcccggTCATCTTCT TTCAGGGGAAACCGTCTAAGGCCATAGTGGATTCGCTTGCAGTGTTTGGG GCAGGAGCAATGCTTGGAGATTCATTTCTTCATCAGCTGCCACATGCTTTTG GTGGAGGACATTCACATTCGCATCATGATCATGAGGGTCATGATCTTGCTCATGAGCATGCACATGCACACTCACTGGAGGATCTTTCTGTGGGGTTGTCTATACTAT TTGGCATTGTACTGTTTTTTATCGTTGAGAAGATTGTGAGGTATGTTGAAGACAATTCTCAAAATGGGGCTCATAGCATGGATCAtgggcaccatcatcataatCATAAACGGCATGATTCTAGTGATAAAGCCAAATTGAATCACCAAAAGAGTGATACCGATGGTACAGACATTGATCATACTGAAGAGGAACCTTTAGTTGATGGCGCCACTGGAAAAATAAGTGATGGGCAGGAATCAAAAGCTACTATACGCAAG AGGAGCTCATCCAAAGCCACTGATGGAGAGCCTGCCAATTCTGAAAGTGATCCTGCCCCTGAAAAAGCATCATCAAATGAGGGCTCATCAATTTCAAACTCTAACTTAGTGTTTGGTTACCTCAACCTTTTCTCAGATGGTGTC CATAACTTCACTGATGGGATGGCTCTCGGGAGTGCCTTTCTGTTACATGGTTCTGTTGGTGGCTGGTCCAGGACTTTATTTCTGCTTGCACATGAACTTCCCCAAGAG GTAGGAGATTTTGGTATCCTTGTGCGGTCAGGCTTCACGGTATCTAAGGCCCTATTCTTCAATTTTCTCTCTGCGTTGGTTGCTCTTGCTGGAACAGCACTA GCATTGTCTTTGGGTAAAGATCCGGGACATTCCTCCCTGATTGAG GGTTTCACCGCTGGTGGTTTCATTTACATTGCTGTCGCGGGAGTCCTCCCACAGATGAACGACCAGAAAACAACCCTCAAAAGCTCAGTCGCTCAGCTGATCTCCCTCGCAATGGGGATGCTGGTCGCTCTAGGCATTTCTCTGGTAGAATAA